In Solanum pennellii chromosome 3, SPENNV200, a single window of DNA contains:
- the LOC107013250 gene encoding uncharacterized protein LOC107013250 has translation MKILLQTTSQERDTMKDLLAMMTNLCQKIEKIETDVQNLKANSQQHDSKHAELRRAADGKQPEIEGDDGKLLKTHNNVCLDTTAGTSKRINEKPKNTNLNQLFAKPFTQKPQKQILVEPQTSTYAVSLQNDKKRYNYITQSYIENIYKIQTYLNLNPRSTQTKTPEEDYITQKLQGYNKLIAQPKTNPNLVKTCYNYGLLNTVYTYTGEEIAGIPELHRAFLTYKRISKGNLFYIKCYTAPAEILYEEIKSPIQVVKIGLTRDIIIPEEIEKQNEIPKVEIPNFYANKRIIGIATIIQELANNYLNGNAIWSCYARDQVMIYANSKELRKSDMDEVQRWILSLLKPEEQPTTRALKKEFISEEL, from the coding sequence ATGAAAATCTTATTGCAGACTACCTCTCAAGAAAGAGATACAATGAAAGATCTATTGGCAATGATGACAAATCTATgccaaaaaatagaaaagatagAGACAGATGTACAAAATCTGAAAGCTAacagtcagcagcatgactcaAAACATGCGGAGCTACGTCGTGCGGCAGACGGAAAACAGCCAGAGATAGAAGGAGATGATGGGAAACTCCTAAAAACCCATAACAATGTTTGTTTAGATACAACTGCAGGTACAAGCAAAAGAATTaatgaaaaaccaaaaaatacaaatttaaaccaGCTATTTGCAAAACCATTTACCCAAAAACCACAAAAGCAGATACTAGTAGAACCACAAACATCTACCTATGCAGTAAGCCTACAAAATGACAAAAAGAGATATAACTACATTACACAATCCTACATTgaaaacatatacaaaattcAAACATATCTAAACCTAAACCCAAGATCCACACAAACAAAAACTCCCGAAGAAGACTATATAACCCAGAAACTACAAGGATATAACAAACTTATTGCACAACCTAAGACCAACCCCAACCTAGTAAAAACATGTTATAACTACGGACTATTAAATACAGTATACACATATACCGGAGAAGAAATAGCCGGAATACCAGAACTACATAGagcatttttaacatataaaagaaTTTCCAAAGGAAATTTATTCTATATAAAATGTTATACAGCACCAGCAGAGATACTATACGAAGAGATAAAATCACCAATACAGGTGGTAAAGATAGGATTAACCAGAGATATTATCATTCCAGAAGAGatagaaaaacaaaatgagATACCAAAAGTAGAAATACCTAACttttatgcaaataaaagaataattggtATAGCTACAATTATACAAGAGTTagcaaacaattatttaaatggCAATGCCATTTGGAGCTGTTATGCAAGAGATCAGGTAATGATTTATGCGAACTCCAAAGAGCTAAGGAAATCAGATATGGATGAAGTCCAGCGATGGATTTTGTCATTACTAAAGCCAGAAGAACAACCAACTACAAGAGCCTTGAAGAAGGAATTTATTTCAGAAGAATTATAA